The Paracoccus sp. MC1862 genome includes a window with the following:
- a CDS encoding ActS/PrrB/RegB family redox-sensitive histidine kinase, whose product MPPKSQGRHEPLPGAARPGLRRLAGAGPIRPRRLITARWIALAGQAAAAAGAWGLGARFPLMAVLLVLAAAIAMNLLLTARSRPVDARHALAQLVFDTLQTGALLTLTGGIGNPFALFVLAPLTIGATVLPLRHILALAVATTAMLIAMTALAVPLTFLPDMAPRPEIALHVGRVLELFIGGAFFALCVYGVSADLRATSDALAATQMGLAREQRLQHLGGVVAAAAHEMGTPLATIKLIAGELADEFADRPEIAADLAELRRSVDRCRDILRGMGRAGKDDLLLHSAPLADVLGEAAGPHSQRGVRIAMDLGAAGALAVQRDAGLIHAIRNLIQNAVDFAAAQVEINASRARGRITVEIRDDGPGYPPHLLGRLGEPYLSTRKAGSAAGPYEGMGLGLFIARTLLERSGGTVAFFNRDGAVARVSWPEDAILADDRAALGPNPTITD is encoded by the coding sequence ATGCCACCGAAGTCCCAAGGGCGCCACGAGCCTTTGCCCGGTGCCGCCCGGCCAGGGCTGCGGCGGCTGGCCGGCGCCGGTCCCATCCGGCCCCGGCGCCTGATCACCGCGCGCTGGATCGCGCTGGCAGGCCAGGCGGCCGCGGCGGCGGGCGCCTGGGGACTGGGGGCGCGTTTCCCGTTGATGGCGGTCCTGCTGGTGCTGGCGGCGGCGATCGCGATGAATCTGCTGCTGACGGCGCGAAGCCGGCCTGTCGACGCGCGCCATGCGCTGGCGCAGCTTGTCTTCGACACGCTGCAGACGGGGGCGCTGCTGACGCTGACCGGCGGCATCGGCAACCCCTTCGCCCTGTTCGTGCTGGCGCCCCTGACCATCGGCGCGACGGTGCTGCCGTTGCGCCACATCCTTGCGCTCGCCGTGGCCACGACGGCCATGCTGATTGCGATGACGGCGCTGGCGGTGCCGCTGACCTTCCTGCCCGACATGGCCCCGCGCCCCGAGATCGCCTTGCATGTCGGCCGGGTGCTTGAGCTGTTCATCGGCGGGGCCTTCTTTGCGCTCTGCGTTTATGGCGTCTCGGCCGACCTTCGCGCGACCTCGGACGCGCTGGCGGCCACGCAGATGGGGCTTGCCCGAGAACAGCGGCTGCAGCATCTGGGCGGTGTGGTCGCCGCGGCGGCGCACGAGATGGGCACGCCCCTGGCCACCATCAAGCTGATCGCGGGGGAATTGGCCGACGAGTTCGCCGACCGCCCCGAGATCGCCGCCGACCTCGCCGAACTGCGCCGCTCGGTGGACCGCTGCCGCGACATCCTGCGCGGGATGGGCCGCGCGGGAAAGGACGACCTGCTGCTGCATTCGGCGCCCTTGGCCGACGTGCTGGGCGAGGCCGCAGGTCCCCACAGCCAGCGCGGCGTGCGGATCGCGATGGATCTGGGCGCGGCCGGCGCGCTTGCCGTCCAGCGCGATGCGGGGCTGATCCATGCGATCCGCAACCTGATCCAGAATGCCGTCGATTTCGCCGCCGCCCAGGTCGAGATCAACGCCAGCCGCGCGCGCGGGCGGATCACCGTCGAGATCCGTGACGACGGTCCCGGCTACCCTCCGCATCTGCTGGGCCGCTTGGGCGAACCCTATCTTTCCACCCGCAAGGCGGGATCGGCGGCGGGTCCCTACGAAGGCATGGGGCTTGGTCTGTTCATCGCCCGCACGCTTTTGGAACGCAGCGGCGGGACGGTGGCCTTCTTCAACCGGGACGGTGCCGTGGCACGGGTGTCTTGGCCCGAAGACGCGATTCTCGCCGATGACCGTGCGGCGCTTGGTCCCAATCCGACAATCACCGATTGA
- a CDS encoding SCO family protein: MTERRLMMLGLLATVLVLLTGWLWLRPASGDQFAQCRRSNVAGGIEALGGSFILTDENGARVTDAQVFDRPSIFYMGYTYCPDVCPMDSARNAGAADILSERGMSVKPVFMSVDPARDTPEQLRDFTDAMHPDMLGITGSVEEVTAVSRAWRGYFRLNDEEDKESYLVDHTTNSFLVLPGHGTVEFFTRDTSPEQMADQIACFVEAA; this comes from the coding sequence ATGACGGAACGCCGATTGATGATGCTGGGGCTTCTTGCCACGGTGCTGGTGCTGCTGACTGGATGGCTGTGGCTGCGTCCGGCATCGGGAGATCAGTTTGCGCAGTGCCGCCGTTCGAACGTGGCCGGCGGCATCGAAGCGCTGGGTGGCAGCTTCATCCTGACGGATGAGAACGGCGCGCGGGTGACGGATGCCCAGGTTTTCGACCGGCCCTCGATCTTCTACATGGGCTATACTTATTGCCCGGATGTCTGCCCGATGGACTCGGCGCGCAATGCCGGCGCCGCGGATATCCTGAGCGAGCGGGGAATGTCGGTGAAGCCGGTGTTCATGTCGGTCGATCCCGCCCGCGACACCCCCGAACAATTGCGCGACTTCACCGATGCGATGCACCCCGACATGCTGGGAATTACCGGCAGCGTCGAGGAGGTGACGGCAGTCAGCCGCGCCTGGCGCGGGTATTTCCGTCTGAACGATGAAGAAGACAAGGAGAGCTATCTGGTTGATCATACGACAAACAGCTTTCTTGTTCTTCCCGGCCATGGCACGGTCGAGTTCTTTACCCGCGATACCAGCCCGGAGCAGATGGCCGATCAAATTGCCTGTTTTGTCGAGGCGGCCTGA
- a CDS encoding ActR/PrrA/RegA family redox response regulator transcription factor, translating into MNAENTTGIGDDPSLLLVDDDEVFVTRLARAMERRGFRTEIATSVEVARHKVAARAPAYAVVDLRLEDGSGLDVVDALRSRREDCRIVVLTGYGAIATAVAAVKMGAADYLSKPADADEVTAALLAQASALPPPSENPMSADRVRWEHIQRVFEQCDRNVSETARRLHMHRRTLQRILAKRGPR; encoded by the coding sequence ATGAACGCAGAGAATACGACCGGCATTGGCGACGATCCCAGCCTTCTGCTGGTCGATGACGACGAGGTTTTCGTGACCCGGCTTGCCCGGGCAATGGAACGGCGCGGATTTCGCACGGAAATTGCGACCAGCGTGGAAGTTGCGCGCCACAAGGTGGCGGCCCGCGCGCCCGCCTATGCCGTTGTGGATCTGCGACTTGAGGATGGCAGCGGCCTGGATGTGGTGGACGCGCTGCGTTCCCGGCGCGAGGATTGCCGCATTGTCGTGCTGACGGGATATGGCGCGATTGCGACCGCCGTTGCGGCGGTCAAGATGGGCGCGGCCGATTACCTGTCAAAGCCCGCCGATGCCGATGAAGTGACCGCGGCGCTGCTGGCACAGGCCTCGGCACTGCCGCCTCCGTCTGAAAACCCGATGTCCGCCGACCGGGTGCGTTGGGAACATATCCAGCGCGTGTTCGAGCAATGCGACCGCAATGTTAGTGAAACGGCGCGGCGGCTGCATATGCATCGCCGGACATTGCAGAGAATTTTGGCCAAGCGCGGGCCGCGCTGA
- a CDS encoding H-NS family nucleoid-associated regulatory protein, giving the protein MELDVDSMSLEDLRALRTQIDKAISSYETRRRKEAMAALERTARDMGFNLSELTGAGGRGRRGAAAANEGQPKYAHPDDPNQTWSGRGRRPRWVIEQIEAGRSLEDLLA; this is encoded by the coding sequence TTGGAACTCGACGTGGACTCGATGTCGCTGGAAGATCTGCGGGCGCTTCGCACCCAGATCGACAAGGCGATCAGTTCTTACGAAACCCGCCGCCGGAAAGAAGCCATGGCCGCGCTTGAGCGGACCGCCCGTGATATGGGGTTCAACCTGTCCGAACTGACAGGCGCCGGGGGCCGCGGCCGCCGTGGCGCCGCGGCGGCCAACGAAGGCCAGCCCAAATACGCTCACCCCGACGATCCCAACCAGACATGGTCGGGCCGCGGCCGGCGCCCGCGCTGGGTGATCGAGCAGATCGAGGCGGGCAGGTCGCTGGAAGACCTGCTGGCCTGA
- a CDS encoding HD domain-containing protein, producing MARARAWQRMLSGRRLDLLDPTPMDVEIGDIAHGLAFVARWNGQTRGDWAYTVAEHSLLVEEILSRLNPGIAPQWQLAALLHDAPEYVIGDMISPVKAALGPGYREMDTRLAAAIHRRFGLPAAIPAPVKAQIKRADRISARLEAVEIAGFTPAEADRLFPLRRGATTDGLRIRLRPPVETRAAFLDRFAALTARLDG from the coding sequence ATGGCGCGTGCAAGGGCATGGCAGCGGATGCTGTCGGGCCGCAGGCTGGACCTGCTGGACCCGACGCCGATGGATGTCGAGATCGGCGACATCGCCCACGGGCTTGCCTTTGTGGCGCGCTGGAACGGCCAGACCCGCGGCGACTGGGCCTATACAGTGGCCGAGCATTCGCTGCTGGTCGAGGAGATCCTGTCCCGTCTCAACCCCGGCATCGCGCCGCAATGGCAGCTTGCGGCGCTGCTGCATGACGCGCCGGAATATGTGATCGGGGACATGATCTCGCCGGTCAAGGCGGCGCTGGGTCCGGGATACCGCGAGATGGACACCCGCCTCGCCGCCGCGATCCACCGCCGCTTCGGCCTGCCGGCGGCGATCCCGGCGCCGGTCAAGGCGCAGATCAAGCGGGCCGACCGGATCTCTGCCCGGCTCGAGGCGGTCGAGATCGCGGGCTTCACCCCGGCCGAGGCCGACCGCCTGTTTCCTCTGCGCCGTGGCGCGACCACGGACGGGCTGAGGATCAGGCTGCGCCCGCCTGTCGAGACGCGCGCAGCTTTTCTGGATCGCTTCGCCGCGCTGACCGCCCGCCTGGACGGCTGA
- the secB gene encoding protein-export chaperone SecB, with product MTDETTNGAASGAATPQAQPGQPAVRLNILAQFTRDLSFENIVAQKGLGGDVSPEIQVQVSLDARKRQVEHQYEVICKYRVTSQNASDKAKLFLCELDYAGVFHIEGVPEEQMHPFLMIECPRMLFPFVRRILSDVTRDGGFPPFNLDPIDFVALYRQEAARRAQAEAQSGAERPQGQPLS from the coding sequence ATGACTGACGAGACCACGAACGGCGCCGCCTCCGGCGCAGCCACCCCGCAGGCCCAGCCCGGCCAGCCCGCTGTCCGCCTGAACATCCTGGCCCAGTTCACCCGCGACCTGTCCTTCGAGAACATCGTCGCGCAGAAGGGCCTCGGCGGCGATGTCTCGCCCGAGATCCAGGTGCAGGTCAGCCTCGACGCCCGCAAGCGTCAGGTCGAGCATCAGTACGAGGTGATCTGCAAGTATCGCGTGACCTCGCAGAACGCCTCGGACAAGGCCAAGCTGTTCCTGTGCGAACTGGACTATGCCGGCGTCTTCCACATCGAGGGCGTGCCGGAGGAGCAGATGCACCCCTTCCTGATGATCGAATGCCCGCGGATGCTGTTCCCCTTTGTCCGCCGCATCCTGTCGGACGTGACCCGCGACGGCGGCTTCCCGCCCTTCAACCTCGACCCGATCGACTTTGTGGCGCTTTACCGGCAGGAGGCCGCGCGCCGGGCGCAGGCCGAGGCGCAGTCGGGCGCCGAACGCCCGCAGGGCCAGCCCCTGTCCTGA
- a CDS encoding FxsA family protein has protein sequence MWFLILFVMWPILEIALFIQIGGEIGVGATILWVLLSAVLGIWVMRRQGAAAMADLQRAVEEFRDPGQPLAHGALIMLAGGLLVLPGFFTDALGILLLIPPVRGLVLRTLGRRVRVTQAGFGTGRHGTPRGRPMVIDAEYAVVEDEDPDGPPPALPPRGTRRPSGWTQH, from the coding sequence ATGTGGTTCCTGATCCTGTTCGTCATGTGGCCGATCCTCGAGATCGCGCTCTTCATACAGATCGGCGGCGAGATCGGGGTCGGCGCGACCATCCTGTGGGTGCTGTTGTCGGCGGTCCTTGGCATCTGGGTGATGCGCCGGCAAGGGGCGGCTGCGATGGCCGACCTGCAGCGCGCGGTCGAGGAGTTCCGCGACCCCGGCCAGCCCCTCGCCCATGGCGCGCTGATCATGCTGGCGGGCGGGCTGCTGGTGCTGCCGGGCTTCTTCACCGACGCGCTCGGCATACTGCTGCTGATCCCGCCGGTGCGGGGACTCGTGCTGCGGACGCTCGGCCGCAGGGTGCGGGTCACGCAGGCGGGCTTCGGCACCGGCCGCCACGGCACCCCGCGGGGCCGGCCCATGGTGATCGACGCCGAATATGCCGTGGTCGAGGACGAAGACCCGGACGGGCCGCCGCCCGCGCTGCCGCCGCGCGGAACGCGCCGCCCTTCCGGCTGGACGCAGCATTGA
- a CDS encoding Tim44/TimA family putative adaptor protein, with product MSNTMLQIIVLGAIAVFLIMRLRNVLGTREGFERPPQPIQASRPTPVAAPAPEESDVLDHAEPGTPAAEALTAMQRAEPSFAVGPFLAGARQAYEMILTAFERGDLSEVRPFLAPQVAEAFEGVIQQRQAQGIRTEVQYLGTRETGLQGASFDPQSGTGEISVRFVGELIAVHRDAAGNVVEGDPKAARKQRDVWTFARRMGQDDPNWQLVATA from the coding sequence ATGTCGAATACGATGCTACAGATCATCGTGCTGGGGGCCATCGCCGTCTTTCTCATCATGCGCCTGCGGAATGTCCTCGGCACACGCGAGGGGTTCGAGCGTCCGCCGCAGCCGATCCAGGCCAGCCGGCCCACCCCCGTGGCGGCGCCCGCGCCCGAGGAAAGCGACGTGCTGGACCATGCCGAGCCCGGCACCCCCGCCGCCGAGGCGCTGACCGCGATGCAGCGGGCCGAGCCGTCCTTTGCCGTGGGCCCCTTCCTTGCCGGCGCCCGTCAGGCCTACGAGATGATCCTGACCGCCTTCGAGCGCGGCGACCTGTCCGAGGTCCGCCCCTTCCTTGCCCCGCAGGTGGCCGAGGCCTTCGAGGGAGTGATCCAGCAGCGGCAGGCGCAGGGCATCCGCACCGAGGTGCAGTATCTCGGCACCCGCGAGACCGGTCTGCAGGGGGCGAGCTTCGATCCGCAAAGCGGCACCGGCGAGATTTCCGTCCGCTTCGTGGGCGAGCTGATCGCTGTCCATCGCGATGCCGCGGGCAATGTGGTCGAGGGCGATCCCAAGGCCGCGCGCAAGCAGCGCGACGTCTGGACCTTTGCTCGCCGGATGGGTCAGGACGACCCGAACTGGCAACTGGTCGCGACCGCCTGA
- a CDS encoding Smr/MutS family protein, which translates to MSRRRGRGGLSEDDKALWAQVARSVTPMAATERRRIVAPPLEPAPPALTAPAPRPAALPQNFSLGRDRPSPPVHVAVVPSTAERLAAQPLRMDAKTHRTLTRGKMRPDARIDLHGMTLAVAKAELTGFILGAQAVGHRLVLVITGKGRGDHGPLPFRSGALRHEVPHWLQMAPVSPAVLQVVPAHVRHGGGGAYYVWLRRPRGGRRALTLS; encoded by the coding sequence ATGTCCCGCCGCCGCGGCCGGGGCGGGTTGTCCGAGGATGACAAGGCGCTGTGGGCACAAGTCGCGCGCAGCGTGACCCCCATGGCCGCGACCGAGCGGCGGCGGATCGTGGCGCCGCCCCTTGAACCCGCGCCGCCTGCGCTCACGGCACCCGCGCCGCGCCCCGCCGCCCTGCCTCAGAACTTCAGCCTCGGGCGGGACCGGCCATCGCCGCCGGTCCATGTCGCCGTCGTGCCCTCCACGGCCGAGCGGCTCGCCGCGCAGCCGCTGCGGATGGACGCCAAGACCCACCGCACGCTGACGCGCGGCAAGATGCGGCCGGATGCGCGGATCGACCTGCACGGGATGACCCTGGCGGTGGCCAAGGCGGAACTGACCGGCTTCATCCTGGGCGCGCAGGCGGTGGGCCACCGGCTGGTGCTGGTCATCACCGGCAAGGGCAGGGGCGACCACGGGCCGCTGCCCTTCCGTTCGGGCGCACTGCGCCACGAGGTGCCGCACTGGCTGCAGATGGCGCCGGTTTCGCCTGCCGTGCTGCAGGTCGTCCCGGCCCATGTCCGCCATGGCGGCGGCGGGGCCTATTACGTCTGGCTGCGCCGCCCACGGGGGGGCAGGCGCGCCTTAACCCTTTCGTAA
- a CDS encoding calcium-binding protein, whose product MLVLLSLASVMMLAFAFDLTSDGGDDQDDQDDPAAEPDLPEPGPEPITGSDAGEWLEGFERDDCIDGAGGDDDIRAGSGHDLVSGGDGDDVIHGDYALDSFGNDTLLGGAGHDLLAGEGGNDRLDGGSGDDTLIGGEGGDLMLGGNGADWLSGCEGNDTLQAGAGTDDLSGDAGDDLLIADDEDAERDWLHGGEGDDTLIGAADDWLEGGAGNDLFELPADRIAGQPPATLGDFDAAHDRLDLVLSRTDLEQALVTLDPQPDGSAYVRLNGTAVVHVLNAAGLDAAQIGLRAA is encoded by the coding sequence ATGCTCGTCCTGCTTTCGCTTGCCAGCGTGATGATGCTGGCCTTCGCCTTCGACCTGACCTCGGACGGCGGGGATGATCAGGACGATCAGGATGATCCCGCAGCCGAGCCGGACCTGCCCGAACCCGGACCCGAGCCGATCACCGGTTCGGATGCCGGCGAATGGCTGGAAGGATTCGAGCGCGACGACTGCATCGACGGGGCGGGGGGCGACGACGACATCCGGGCGGGCAGCGGCCATGACCTCGTGTCGGGCGGCGACGGCGACGACGTGATCCATGGCGATTACGCGCTGGACAGTTTCGGCAACGACACCCTGCTGGGCGGTGCGGGCCACGATCTGCTGGCCGGGGAAGGCGGCAACGACCGCCTGGATGGCGGTTCCGGCGACGACACCCTGATCGGCGGCGAGGGCGGTGACCTGATGCTTGGCGGCAATGGCGCCGACTGGCTGTCGGGCTGCGAGGGCAATGACACGCTGCAAGCGGGGGCGGGCACCGACGACCTGTCGGGCGACGCGGGCGACGACCTGCTGATCGCGGATGACGAGGATGCCGAGCGCGACTGGCTGCACGGGGGCGAGGGCGACGACACGCTGATCGGCGCCGCCGATGACTGGCTGGAGGGCGGGGCGGGCAACGACCTGTTCGAGCTTCCCGCCGACCGCATCGCGGGCCAGCCGCCCGCCACGCTGGGCGATTTCGACGCCGCGCATGACCGGCTGGATCTGGTTCTTTCCAGGACCGATCTGGAACAAGCCCTTGTCACGCTGGACCCGCAACCCGATGGCTCGGCCTATGTGCGCCTCAACGGCACGGCGGTCGTCCATGTGCTGAACGCCGCGGGACTCGACGCCGCGCAGATCGGTCTGCGCGCGGCCTGA
- the rpsO gene encoding 30S ribosomal protein S15: MSITVEEKARVMGEYATKAGDTGSPEVQVAILSSRIATLTEHFKTHKKDNHSRRGLLMMVAQRRKLLDYLKNKDEARYTDLIARLGLRR; this comes from the coding sequence ATGTCGATCACCGTCGAGGAAAAAGCCCGCGTCATGGGCGAATATGCCACCAAAGCCGGCGACACCGGCTCGCCCGAGGTGCAGGTGGCCATCCTCAGCTCGCGCATCGCGACGCTGACCGAGCATTTCAAGACCCACAAGAAGGACAACCACTCGCGCCGTGGCCTTCTGATGATGGTCGCCCAGCGACGCAAGCTGCTGGATTACCTGAAGAACAAGGACGAGGCGCGTTATACTGACCTGATCGCGCGTCTGGGCCTGCGCCGCTAA
- a CDS encoding sterol desaturase family protein: MFEVWRIVSRMGHLQRLAPLWLIGMAVLVTRFQPVLLVALAYGVALQFLVEYAMHRFLYHRRPPQMQGPFNQLYRDHIGHHEFPTDPDLLTGGNRWFAAVFALVSAGLHTLALALFMGIGAAAGFSVVALWVGSVSAYVFYEYCHTLAHVNLPKGRFGRHVTRSHLAHHYQDHHATFHVSAGMGWIDRLFGTGHDPQAARARYDRDTMMSLGMDPDDLRLVLARKAWGLPGWPGRRHG; encoded by the coding sequence ATGTTCGAGGTCTGGCGCATCGTTTCCCGGATGGGACATCTCCAGCGGCTGGCCCCCTTGTGGCTGATCGGGATGGCGGTGCTGGTGACCCGCTTCCAGCCGGTCCTGCTGGTTGCGCTGGCCTATGGCGTCGCGCTGCAGTTCCTTGTCGAATATGCCATGCACCGCTTCCTGTATCACCGCCGCCCGCCGCAGATGCAGGGTCCTTTCAACCAGCTTTACCGCGACCATATCGGCCATCACGAGTTTCCCACCGACCCCGACCTGCTGACAGGCGGCAACCGATGGTTCGCGGCGGTCTTCGCTCTGGTCTCGGCGGGGCTGCACACGCTGGCGCTGGCGCTGTTCATGGGGATCGGCGCGGCGGCGGGCTTCTCGGTCGTGGCGTTGTGGGTGGGGTCGGTCTCGGCCTATGTGTTCTACGAATACTGCCACACGCTCGCGCATGTGAACTTGCCGAAGGGGCGGTTCGGCCGCCACGTCACCCGCAGTCATCTGGCGCACCACTACCAGGACCACCATGCGACCTTTCACGTCAGCGCCGGCATGGGCTGGATCGACCGGCTGTTCGGAACCGGCCACGACCCGCAAGCGGCCCGCGCCCGCTATGACCGCGACACCATGATGTCGCTGGGCATGGACCCCGACGACCTGCGGCTTGTCCTCGCCCGCAAGGCCTGGGGTCTGCCGGGATGGCCTGGCCGCCGCCACGGATAA
- the pnp gene encoding polyribonucleotide nucleotidyltransferase has product MFDEVKKSIQWGQETLTLETGKVARQADGSVIATLGETSVMANVTFAKEPKAGQDFFPLTVHYQEKYYAAGKIPGGFFKREARPTEKETLTARLIDRPCRPLFAPGFKNETLVMCTVLSHDLVNDPDIVAMIAASAALTISGVPFMGPIGAARVGFAGGEYVLNPDVADMDHLRSNPEQRLDLIVAGTKDAVMMVESEAYELTEEEMLGAVKFGHEQMQPVIDLIVDLAEAAAKEPFDFQSPDYSELSARVKSLGEEGMRAAYAIIDKADRRDAIQAVRETIVAGLNEAELADPNLGSALKKLESGILRGDIIRGGTRIDGRDNRTVRAIDSEVGILPRTHGSALFTRGETQALVVTTLGTGDDEQIIDALHGNSRSNFLLHYNFPPYSVGEVGRVGSPGRREIGHGKLAWRALQAVLPAATDFPYTIRLVSEITESNGSSSMASVCGGSLAMMDAGVPLKAPVAGVAMGLILEDADNWAVLTDILGDEDHLGDMDFKVAGTENGITSLQMDIKVQGITPAIMEQALAQAKDGRLHILSEMSKALTEGRREFSAHAPRIETMTIPTDKIREVIGSGGKVIREIVETSGAKVDINDDGTIKIASANADSIKKAYDMIYSIVAEPEEGKVYTGKVVKLVDFGAFVNFFGKRDGLVHVSQISGKRLTHPNEVLKEGQEVKVKLLGFDDRGKVRLGMKMVDQDTGEEISEPKKEEAQAE; this is encoded by the coding sequence ATGTTCGACGAAGTGAAGAAATCGATCCAGTGGGGGCAGGAAACGCTCACCCTGGAAACGGGCAAGGTTGCCCGCCAGGCTGACGGGTCCGTCATCGCCACGCTGGGGGAAACCAGCGTCATGGCCAACGTGACCTTCGCCAAGGAACCGAAAGCCGGTCAGGACTTCTTCCCCCTGACCGTCCATTACCAGGAAAAATACTATGCCGCCGGCAAGATCCCGGGCGGCTTCTTCAAGCGCGAGGCGCGGCCGACCGAAAAGGAAACGCTGACCGCCCGCCTGATCGACCGCCCCTGCCGCCCGCTGTTCGCGCCCGGCTTCAAGAACGAAACCCTGGTCATGTGCACGGTGCTGTCGCACGACCTGGTCAACGACCCCGACATCGTCGCGATGATCGCCGCTTCGGCCGCGCTGACGATTTCCGGCGTGCCCTTCATGGGTCCGATCGGGGCGGCGCGCGTGGGCTTTGCCGGCGGCGAATACGTCCTGAACCCGGACGTGGCCGACATGGACCATCTGCGGTCCAACCCCGAGCAGCGCCTTGACCTGATCGTCGCCGGCACCAAGGACGCCGTGATGATGGTCGAATCGGAAGCCTACGAGCTGACCGAGGAAGAGATGCTCGGCGCCGTCAAGTTCGGCCATGAGCAGATGCAGCCGGTGATCGACCTGATCGTCGATCTGGCCGAGGCAGCCGCGAAAGAGCCCTTCGACTTCCAGTCGCCGGACTATTCCGAGCTTTCCGCCCGCGTGAAGTCGCTGGGCGAGGAAGGGATGCGCGCGGCTTATGCGATCATCGACAAGGCCGACCGCCGCGACGCGATCCAGGCCGTGCGTGAAACGATCGTTGCCGGTCTGAACGAGGCCGAACTGGCCGACCCGAACCTCGGCTCGGCGCTGAAGAAGCTGGAATCGGGCATCCTGCGCGGCGACATCATCCGCGGCGGCACCCGGATCGACGGCCGCGACAACCGTACCGTCCGCGCGATCGACTCGGAAGTGGGCATCCTGCCGCGTACCCACGGCAGCGCGCTGTTCACCCGCGGCGAGACGCAGGCGCTGGTCGTGACCACGCTGGGCACCGGCGACGACGAGCAGATCATCGACGCGCTGCACGGCAACTCGCGGTCCAACTTCTTGCTGCACTACAACTTCCCGCCCTATTCGGTGGGCGAGGTGGGTCGTGTCGGCAGCCCCGGCCGCCGCGAGATCGGCCATGGCAAGCTGGCATGGCGGGCGCTGCAGGCGGTGCTGCCGGCGGCGACCGACTTCCCCTACACCATCCGCCTTGTTTCCGAGATCACCGAGTCGAACGGCTCGTCGTCCATGGCCTCGGTCTGCGGCGGCTCGCTGGCGATGATGGATGCAGGCGTGCCGTTGAAGGCGCCGGTTGCGGGCGTGGCCATGGGTCTGATCCTTGAGGACGCCGACAACTGGGCGGTGCTGACCGACATTCTCGGCGACGAGGATCATCTGGGCGACATGGACTTCAAGGTCGCGGGCACCGAAAACGGCATCACCAGCCTGCAGATGGACATCAAGGTCCAGGGGATCACCCCCGCGATCATGGAACAGGCGCTGGCGCAGGCGAAAGACGGTCGCCTGCACATCCTGTCCGAGATGTCGAAGGCCCTGACCGAAGGCCGCCGCGAGTTCTCGGCCCATGCCCCGCGCATCGAGACGATGACCATCCCCACCGACAAGATCCGCGAAGTGATCGGCTCGGGCGGCAAGGTCATCCGCGAGATCGTGGAAACCTCGGGCGCCAAGGTCGACATCAACGATGACGGCACGATCAAGATCGCCTCGGCCAATGCCGATTCGATCAAGAAGGCCTATGACATGATCTATTCGATCGTGGCCGAGCCGGAAGAAGGCAAGGTTTACACCGGCAAGGTCGTCAAGCTGGTGGACTTCGGCGCCTTCGTGAACTTCTTCGGCAAGCGCGACGGGCTGGTCCATGTCAGCCAGATTTCCGGCAAGCGCCTGACGCACCCGAACGAGGTGCTGAAGGAAGGCCAGGAGGTCAAGGTCAAGCTTCTGGGCTTCGACGACCGCGGCAAGGTGCGCCTTGGCATGAAGATGGTCGATCAGGACACCGGCGAGGAGATCTCCGAGCCGAAAAAGGAAGAGGCGCAGGCCGAGTAA